One window of Corvus moneduloides isolate bCorMon1 chromosome 13, bCorMon1.pri, whole genome shotgun sequence genomic DNA carries:
- the LOC116450687 gene encoding olfactory receptor 10A7-like, with protein MPMYYFLKNLALTEICYRLSIIPKMLRILLMEEKIISFTACALQLNCVILFVTCECFFWSAMACDRQVAICHPLQYATTMNRDLCVRMTLGSWLSGAPVALSFPTWFFSLPFCGRNMVNHFFCDIFPVLTLLCADTALFELLIFIAVVIIVMIPFSLVAISYLRIIHAVLQIPLAVGQRKPFSTCAAHLLVVALFYSTAGIIHLQPKASFSSNMKKTVSLSYTVITPMLNPIIYSLRNQEFKQNLKRCTDE; from the coding sequence ATGCCCATGTACTACTTCCTGAAGAACCTTGCCTTGACAGAGATCTGCTACAGGCTGAGCATTATCCCCAAGATGCTCAGGATTCTGCtaatggaggaaaaaattatttccttcacaGCTTGTGCATTGCAGCTCAACTGCGTTATCCTTTTTGTCACCTGTGAGTGTTTCTTCTGGAGTGCAATGGCTTGTGACCGGCAAGTGGCAATATGTCATCCTTTGCAATATGCCACCACGATGAATAGGGATCTCTGTGTCAGGATGACCCTTGGGTCTTGGCTGTCTGGTGCCCCTGTGGCTCTGAGCTTCCCCACATGGTTCTTCTCTCTGCCCTTCTGTGGGAGAAACATGGTCAATCATTTCTTTTGTGATATTTTCCCTGTGTTAACATTGCTGTGTGCAGACACAGCCTTGTTTGAACTActgatttttattgctgttgtcaTAATAGTGAtgattcctttttctctggTAGCCATCTCTTACCTTCGCATTATCCATGCTGTTCTTCAGATACCACTGGCTGTGGGCCAGAGAAAACCCTTTTCCACATGTGCAGCTCACCTGCTGGTGGTGGCTCTTTTCTACAGCACAGCTGGCATCATCCACCTGCAACCCAAGGCCAGCTTCTCATCCAACATGAAGAAAACGGTTTCCCTGTCCTACACAGTTATCACCCCGATGCTCAACCCCATCATCTACAGCTTGAGAAATCAGGAATTCAAGCAAAACCTGAAGAGATGCACTGACGAGTGA